One Gemmatimonas sp. genomic window, GTGCACATCAGTGCCGGCGTCACGGCGGTCGTGCTGGCGGTCGTGCTGGGCCCCCGCCGCGATTTCAAGCGCGTTCCCACTGTTCCGCACAACGTGCCCTTCACGCTGCTTGGTGCCGGACTGCTCTGGTTCGGGTGGTTCGGCTTCAATGCCGGGTCGGCGTTGGCGGCCGATGGCATCGCGGCCAACGCGCTGTTCACGACGCATGCGTCCGCCGCTTCCGGGTTGGTCGCGTGGATCACGCTCGAAACGTGGCGAGGTGGACGCGCGACCGCCGTCGGCGCGGCAACGGGAGCCATCGTCGGCCTGGTCGCCATCACCCCGGCTGCCGGATTCGTCACCCCGCTCTCCGCGCTCGCGATCGGTGTGCTGGCCGCTCCCTGCTCGTTCTTCGCCTTGCACTACCGCGCGACGACCAGGCTCGATGACACGCTCGACGTCTTCGCCTGCCACGGCGTGGCCGGAATCGCGGGCGCGTTGCTCACCGGAATCTTCGCGTCGCGCGAGGTGAATCCCAATGGTGCCGACGGAGCGCTGCTGGGGAACTGGTCGCTGATCGGCGTGCAGCTGCTGGCGGTCGTCGCGACGATCGTGTTCGTCGCGCTCGCAAGTGGCGGGTTGCTGTTGGCGCTCCGAATGGTCGTCCCGCTCCGCATCCCCGTCGACTCTGAAGTTGCCGGCATCGATGTCATGGAGCATGGCGAGGAAGCGTACCACGGCAGCGATCTGAGCGATCTCACCGGTCGGCGGACGTCGATCGGTGATGCGGTGATCCTGCCCGCCAGCGAGATGATGGGCGGATCCGTCCCGCGCGGACGTCTCGCGCCGTGAACCAGCCCGCGCCGGTGAGGATACGCTCCCGGCAAAACGAAAAAGGGCGCCGCTGCCGGCGCCCTTCAGACCTGCCCGTCCGCTAACTCATTCGCACACTCGTTCACGAACTCGTTCACGTTCCCACCCGACTGCCGCCGCAGCCGCTCGCTACG contains:
- a CDS encoding ammonium transporter, with the protein product MIVGAPIDSLVASAVSAGDTAWVLVSTALVTLMVPGLAFFYGGLVRSKSALNTMLMSLGALAVVTVQWVLFGYSLAFGAGSPWIGSFEFAGFSGVTALPNSTYAPALPHVLFAAFQATFAGIAVALFSGAIVDRMRYGVYLVFGVLWTTLVYDPLAHWVWGDGGWLRTLGALDFAGGTVVHISAGVTAVVLAVVLGPRRDFKRVPTVPHNVPFTLLGAGLLWFGWFGFNAGSALAADGIAANALFTTHASAASGLVAWITLETWRGGRATAVGAATGAIVGLVAITPAAGFVTPLSALAIGVLAAPCSFFALHYRATTRLDDTLDVFACHGVAGIAGALLTGIFASREVNPNGADGALLGNWSLIGVQLLAVVATIVFVALASGGLLLALRMVVPLRIPVDSEVAGIDVMEHGEEAYHGSDLSDLTGRRTSIGDAVILPASEMMGGSVPRGRLAP